In Dyadobacter sp. CECT 9275, the following proteins share a genomic window:
- a CDS encoding lipase family protein, translating into MRYLFQRNAILAIVVISSWTSLRAQSYLKAGFDKMEYMEFLRLHGGIYDGMGQNKLPEVRSSKLIYRSAVTGLDNRWDLWKTDDHVFMINLRGTTTNPVGWLENFYAAMAPATGELKLTRDYTFKYKLAENPRAAVHIGFLIGMAFLARDIVPKIDSCYKSGARDFIIAGHSQGGALSYLLTSYLYQLRQENLLPKDIRFKTYSSASPKAGNSYYAYEYENMVAGGWGYNVVNAADWVPETPFSVQVLGDFNTTNPFTNIDTIMKKQKLITRLALRHAYKRLRKPSEKTQRNYERYLGNFAGKQVLKTLPDYEAPVYTTSSNYVRIGPTVILLPDEAYYKIYPDSGKNVFMHHLLDSYYFLAAKYPH; encoded by the coding sequence ATGCGGTACCTATTCCAAAGAAATGCGATTCTGGCCATTGTTGTAATAAGCAGCTGGACCTCCCTCCGGGCTCAATCTTACCTGAAAGCGGGTTTTGACAAAATGGAATATATGGAATTTCTAAGGCTGCACGGGGGTATTTACGACGGTATGGGACAAAATAAATTACCTGAGGTCCGATCGTCAAAACTGATTTACCGGTCGGCTGTTACCGGGCTGGACAACCGCTGGGATCTTTGGAAAACGGACGATCATGTTTTCATGATCAACCTGCGTGGCACGACCACCAACCCGGTGGGGTGGCTTGAAAACTTTTATGCTGCCATGGCCCCGGCCACCGGCGAGTTAAAACTCACAAGGGATTATACCTTCAAATACAAACTCGCAGAAAATCCCAGAGCTGCCGTTCACATTGGTTTTCTGATCGGAATGGCATTTCTTGCGCGGGATATTGTTCCGAAGATCGACTCTTGTTATAAGTCGGGAGCCAGAGATTTCATTATCGCGGGACACAGCCAGGGAGGAGCCTTGTCCTATCTGCTTACTTCCTACCTGTACCAACTCAGGCAAGAAAATCTATTGCCAAAAGATATCCGTTTCAAGACCTACAGCAGTGCAAGTCCCAAAGCAGGCAATTCCTACTATGCCTATGAATACGAAAACATGGTGGCCGGCGGCTGGGGATACAATGTGGTTAATGCGGCAGACTGGGTACCCGAAACACCATTTTCTGTACAGGTCCTGGGTGATTTTAACACGACCAACCCTTTCACGAACATTGACACAATTATGAAAAAACAGAAGTTAATAACACGCCTCGCACTCCGGCATGCCTACAAGCGTCTGAGGAAACCGAGTGAAAAAACCCAACGGAATTATGAAAGGTATCTTGGAAATTTCGCAGGAAAACAGGTTTTGAAAACGCTTCCCGATTACGAGGCTCCGGTATATACCACCAGCAGCAACTATGTAAGAATAGGACCGACCGTCATCCTGCTGCCTGATGAGGCGTACTACAAAATTTATCCTGATTCCGGTAAAAATGTTTTCATGCATCATCTGCTGGATTCCTATTATTTTTTGGCGGCCAAATACCCCCACTGA
- a CDS encoding cation:proton antiporter: MELYYSFSILIVLSAIFSYINARVLKLPSSIGVMVIALLVSLGLLATDNIFPHTFDRLSSLVASVDLTEVLMGAMLNFLLFAGAVHIHLEDLKEQRLPVVIFSTVSVVISTFVIGFIMYQVLGWFHMEIPLIQCLVFGALISPTDPIAVLGILKQAGVPKSLETKIAGESLFNDGMAVVVFIIMLALARGEEVNTSFSGISLLLIKEALGGITLGLLLGFVGSKMMDKADGYNVHVLITLAIVMGGHLAAQALHMSGPLAMVGAGLVVGNYGMNLGGVTETERDYMDKFWELIDEILNAILFLIIGFELILLPDIKQYGFVGAVTIVVVLFARFISIWIPVKVIPFRKRFGKQSLIILVWGGLRGGVSIALALSIDHDLNRDLIISITYFVVLFSIIVQGLSVGKLTGKITKPETEVI; encoded by the coding sequence ATGGAGCTTTATTATTCATTCTCAATACTTATAGTACTTTCCGCTATCTTTTCTTATATCAATGCACGTGTTTTAAAACTGCCTTCTTCTATCGGTGTAATGGTCATTGCATTGCTGGTATCTCTTGGCTTACTGGCCACTGATAATATTTTCCCGCATACTTTCGACAGGCTAAGCAGCCTCGTGGCGAGTGTTGATCTCACCGAAGTTTTGATGGGCGCCATGCTTAACTTTCTTCTTTTTGCAGGAGCCGTTCACATACATCTTGAGGATCTGAAAGAACAGCGCCTGCCGGTCGTGATATTCAGTACCGTGAGTGTGGTGATCTCCACTTTTGTAATCGGTTTCATCATGTACCAGGTTTTGGGCTGGTTTCATATGGAAATACCGCTGATCCAGTGTCTGGTTTTCGGGGCCCTCATTTCTCCTACGGATCCCATTGCGGTGCTTGGCATTTTAAAGCAAGCCGGGGTACCCAAATCACTCGAAACGAAAATTGCCGGAGAGTCGCTTTTTAATGACGGGATGGCTGTTGTGGTTTTTATTATCATGCTGGCACTGGCAAGAGGGGAAGAGGTTAATACTTCATTCTCGGGGATTTCTTTACTTCTGATCAAGGAGGCCCTGGGAGGAATTACCCTTGGATTATTGCTGGGGTTTGTCGGTTCTAAAATGATGGACAAAGCCGATGGTTATAATGTTCACGTGCTCATTACCCTTGCTATCGTCATGGGAGGACACCTGGCCGCACAGGCGCTGCACATGTCTGGTCCGCTGGCCATGGTGGGTGCCGGACTTGTTGTGGGTAATTACGGAATGAACCTGGGAGGCGTAACGGAAACGGAGCGGGATTACATGGACAAGTTCTGGGAACTGATCGATGAGATACTGAATGCGATCCTGTTCCTGATCATTGGTTTTGAACTGATCCTGCTGCCGGATATCAAACAATACGGATTTGTGGGAGCTGTGACCATCGTTGTGGTACTTTTTGCAAGATTTATCTCCATCTGGATTCCTGTCAAAGTAATTCCTTTCCGGAAGCGTTTTGGAAAACAGTCGCTCATTATCCTGGTTTGGGGTGGATTACGTGGCGGGGTTTCCATTGCCCTGGCGCTATCTATAGATCATGATCTGAACAGAGATCTCATCATCTCGATAACCTATTTCGTGGTATTGTTCTCGATTATCGTTCAGGGGCTTTCCGTCGGCAAGCTGACGGGTAAAATCACAAAGCCTGAAACGGAGGTTATTTAG
- a CDS encoding LysM peptidoglycan-binding domain-containing protein, with amino-acid sequence MEDEFPKKRNVRPTEKSNLPIITLAVLVLLVLAMLYIGYEYISDNSSDSEELTSVVVDPTVEEATTEESVSPADEAPAETPASTSEAPSPTPVAPKEDKKPEPEIKEKTNVSASSVGGQSITHKVKGGETWSSIASRYNLKLETLQGLNPSVSDLKSDMTTLSVQVQAVHTVGPGDVLRVVASKYGITKEALMKANGKSKDFSERGEKLIIPFSSRK; translated from the coding sequence ATGGAAGACGAATTCCCAAAAAAGAGAAATGTGCGCCCAACCGAAAAATCCAATCTGCCCATTATCACACTGGCCGTTCTGGTTCTACTGGTTTTAGCCATGTTATATATCGGTTATGAATATATTTCCGATAACTCGTCTGACTCGGAAGAGCTTACTTCGGTAGTGGTGGATCCAACGGTTGAAGAGGCCACTACGGAGGAATCTGTCTCTCCTGCCGATGAAGCCCCGGCGGAGACACCAGCCTCCACCTCGGAAGCCCCCTCACCAACACCAGTTGCGCCAAAAGAAGATAAAAAACCAGAGCCGGAAATAAAAGAAAAAACCAATGTATCGGCATCGTCAGTGGGTGGACAATCCATCACACACAAAGTTAAAGGCGGAGAAACCTGGTCAAGTATTGCGTCCCGTTACAATCTTAAACTGGAAACACTACAAGGCCTTAACCCATCAGTATCAGACCTGAAGAGTGACATGACCACTTTGTCTGTTCAGGTTCAGGCGGTACATACGGTTGGTCCGGGGGATGTGCTAAGAGTAGTTGCCAGCAAATACGGAATTACCAAAGAAGCACTGATGAAAGCCAATGGTAAATCAAAGGACTTTTCAGAAAGAGGAGAGAAACTGATCATACCATTTTCCAGCAGAAAGTAA
- the purE gene encoding 5-(carboxyamino)imidazole ribonucleotide mutase produces the protein MVGIIMGSLSDRKVMQEAAEALKELGVSFEMEIVSAHRTPERMLEYAGTARKRGLKVIIAGAGGAAHLPGMVASLTSLPVIGVPVLSSNSIDGWDSVLSILQMPSGVPVATVALNGARNAGILAAQIIGASDEALASRLDEFKVNLKQKVAIMNEELKNQVEK, from the coding sequence ATGGTTGGGATCATTATGGGAAGCCTTTCGGACAGAAAGGTTATGCAGGAAGCGGCAGAGGCACTAAAAGAACTGGGGGTTTCGTTTGAAATGGAGATTGTTTCGGCACACCGCACACCAGAACGTATGCTGGAATATGCAGGTACTGCCAGAAAGCGGGGCCTTAAGGTGATTATTGCAGGAGCTGGCGGAGCAGCTCATTTACCGGGTATGGTGGCGTCGCTGACCAGTCTGCCGGTAATAGGTGTTCCGGTGTTATCCAGTAATTCCATTGACGGATGGGATTCTGTTTTATCGATCCTGCAAATGCCATCGGGTGTACCGGTAGCAACCGTTGCGCTGAATGGCGCACGTAATGCCGGAATTCTTGCTGCACAGATTATCGGAGCCTCCGATGAGGCCCTGGCGTCAAGATTAGATGAATTTAAGGTTAATTTAAAGCAAAAAGTGGCGATCATGAATGAGGAATTGAAAAATCAGGTTGAAAAGTAA
- a CDS encoding 5-(carboxyamino)imidazole ribonucleotide synthase, giving the protein MLSSRIGILGGGQLGLMLLQAAVDWNLDIHILDPDADAPCRRIAPHFQQGSLQDYDTVYNFGKSLDIITIEIEKVNVDALEALEKEGKKVYPQPSVIRKIQDKRIQKQFYTEHQLPTAPFILTENRDDTAKHIDFLPAFHKLGKDGYDGRGVQRLRSAEDLPKAFDQPGLLEKAIDFEKELAVIVARNEKGEISCFPTVEMVFHPEHNLVEYLFAPAEISPAVDEKAKDIARRTAGAFGITGLLAVELFLTKEGEVLINEVAPRPHNSGHHTIRANATSQYEQHWRAILGLPLGSTVPFGPSAMVNLLGEEGFEGPAVYEGMETLLATEQVYPFLYWKAITKPFRKMGHITIMDHDMESLREKVDFVKRNIRVISYKPA; this is encoded by the coding sequence ATGCTTTCATCCCGAATAGGAATTCTTGGCGGCGGACAGCTCGGATTAATGCTCCTGCAGGCGGCTGTCGACTGGAATCTTGATATTCATATATTAGATCCGGACGCGGACGCTCCCTGCCGGAGAATCGCCCCTCACTTTCAACAAGGCTCTTTGCAAGATTACGACACCGTTTATAATTTCGGTAAAAGTCTGGATATCATTACAATTGAGATTGAGAAAGTAAATGTTGACGCCCTTGAGGCACTGGAAAAAGAAGGAAAAAAAGTTTATCCCCAGCCTTCGGTTATCAGGAAAATTCAGGACAAACGCATTCAGAAACAGTTCTACACGGAGCATCAACTCCCTACCGCTCCTTTTATACTAACGGAGAACCGGGATGATACCGCTAAACATATTGATTTCCTGCCTGCATTTCATAAGCTGGGAAAAGATGGTTATGACGGCCGGGGCGTGCAGCGGCTCCGGTCAGCAGAAGATCTTCCCAAAGCATTTGACCAGCCCGGACTACTGGAAAAAGCAATTGACTTTGAAAAAGAACTGGCTGTCATTGTGGCTCGGAATGAAAAGGGAGAAATAAGCTGTTTCCCTACTGTAGAAATGGTATTTCATCCAGAGCATAATCTGGTGGAGTACCTATTTGCCCCCGCCGAGATTTCACCGGCAGTTGATGAAAAAGCAAAAGATATTGCCCGCCGAACGGCCGGAGCTTTTGGTATCACAGGACTTTTGGCCGTTGAATTATTTCTCACAAAAGAAGGAGAGGTTCTGATCAACGAAGTAGCGCCGCGGCCACATAACAGCGGCCATCATACCATACGCGCCAACGCCACTTCTCAGTATGAACAGCACTGGCGGGCCATCCTCGGATTACCCCTGGGAAGTACTGTACCCTTTGGCCCATCCGCTATGGTAAATTTACTGGGAGAAGAGGGTTTTGAAGGACCCGCCGTGTATGAAGGAATGGAAACTTTACTGGCTACAGAGCAGGTCTATCCTTTTTTATACTGGAAAGCTATTACCAAACCCTTTCGTAAGATGGGGCACATCACAATTATGGACCATGACATGGAGTCACTTCGAGAGAAGGTCGATTTCGTCAAAAGAAATATCAGAGTAATAAGTTACAAACCAGCGTGA
- a CDS encoding BatA domain-containing protein: MSFLFPSFLWGLLAVSVPIAIHIFNFRRTKRIFFTNVAFLKAVETQTRSVRKIKHWLVLLTRILAISCLVLAFAQPFLPANEDKAAKKTGITSLYLDNSFSMQNELNTKRYLDVATARLSELLGLFRNATSLQLVTNDFSAQEQGLYSADKIKDRLTTVDLSHSPRTFSEVYKRQKNLISRHQPGGHNQIFWFSDFQKSTAGNLSEIQVDSTDRLFLVPIQAVPEKNIFVDSAWLNTPFIRELQNNVLLVKVSNSGNQEAKNVILKLTLDNTQSSTASVTIPANGSATARFNFNLKGKGYKKGKITFDDYPVTFDNDYYFVLNASPMIRILHIYGQRSENHFIENVYANDSLFSLQSFSVQNMDPGLIKNADLIVLDGVSRLTGSLPADLQDFAQKGGSLGVIPPPVPDVASYSLLLGTMGVTGLNGITPSNAAPLPLAPPDRNSPFFNDVFEESIRQEANLNLPAATPVWSWNNAGQLLLTFRNGQTYLNQVNRGKGRLYLFAAPLAPEYGSMAQHAIFVPIMYKMAAASVREQRTSFTFDENPIVLPVNNEAGNTVYKLRSGKTEIIPIQRAVGNQLLLEIPKGDEGEGLSAGYYDLVKDSQTEQTIALNHNHNESKMDYYSPDDLRKIFSGRKHVQIFDKIDDAAFAEEFRQQNLGTSLWKYFLYAALFFLLLEIALIRLLK, translated from the coding sequence ATGAGTTTTCTTTTTCCGTCTTTTCTCTGGGGTTTACTGGCCGTATCGGTTCCGATAGCCATCCATATATTCAATTTCAGGAGGACAAAACGCATATTCTTTACCAACGTTGCCTTTCTCAAAGCGGTTGAAACCCAAACGCGCTCCGTCCGGAAAATCAAACACTGGCTGGTATTGCTCACCAGGATACTGGCTATTTCGTGTCTGGTTTTGGCCTTTGCCCAACCGTTTCTTCCTGCAAACGAAGACAAGGCCGCGAAGAAAACCGGTATTACCAGCCTGTATCTGGACAATTCATTCAGCATGCAGAATGAGCTGAATACCAAACGATACCTGGATGTTGCTACCGCACGCCTGAGCGAATTACTGGGGCTGTTCCGTAACGCCACTTCTCTGCAGTTGGTAACCAACGATTTTTCGGCTCAGGAGCAGGGGTTGTATTCAGCAGATAAAATAAAAGACCGGCTCACCACAGTTGACCTTTCGCACTCCCCCCGTACCTTTTCTGAGGTTTACAAAAGACAAAAAAATCTTATCTCCCGACACCAGCCGGGCGGTCACAACCAGATATTCTGGTTTTCGGATTTTCAGAAAAGTACGGCAGGTAATTTATCGGAAATTCAGGTAGACAGTACCGACAGGCTGTTTCTTGTACCGATACAGGCAGTGCCTGAAAAAAACATTTTCGTAGATTCTGCCTGGCTGAACACCCCATTTATCCGTGAGCTTCAGAATAATGTCCTGCTGGTTAAAGTAAGCAATTCAGGGAACCAGGAGGCAAAAAATGTGATACTTAAACTCACCCTGGACAATACCCAAAGTTCTACTGCCTCAGTGACAATCCCCGCAAACGGCAGCGCTACCGCTCGTTTCAATTTTAACCTGAAGGGCAAGGGATACAAAAAGGGGAAGATAACTTTTGATGACTATCCCGTTACTTTTGACAACGACTATTACTTTGTGCTGAATGCCTCGCCCATGATCCGCATCCTGCATATTTACGGACAACGGTCAGAAAACCATTTCATCGAAAATGTGTATGCCAACGACAGTTTGTTCTCCCTGCAAAGTTTCAGTGTACAAAACATGGATCCCGGCCTGATCAAAAATGCTGATCTGATTGTGCTGGATGGGGTATCCCGTCTGACGGGCTCCCTCCCTGCCGACCTGCAGGATTTCGCCCAAAAAGGAGGCAGCCTTGGCGTGATCCCGCCACCCGTTCCGGACGTTGCAAGTTACAGCCTGTTGCTAGGCACGATGGGCGTTACCGGCCTGAACGGCATAACACCTTCCAACGCCGCGCCACTACCGCTCGCTCCGCCTGATCGTAACAGTCCCTTTTTTAATGATGTATTTGAAGAATCTATCCGCCAGGAGGCCAACCTTAATCTTCCCGCCGCTACGCCGGTCTGGAGCTGGAACAATGCTGGCCAGTTGCTTCTCACTTTCCGTAACGGACAAACCTATCTGAATCAGGTTAACCGGGGCAAAGGCAGATTATACCTTTTTGCCGCCCCCCTTGCTCCCGAATACGGATCCATGGCACAGCATGCTATTTTCGTACCCATTATGTATAAAATGGCCGCAGCCAGCGTGAGAGAACAACGGACTTCTTTCACTTTTGACGAGAATCCAATTGTTCTGCCGGTGAACAACGAAGCGGGTAACACGGTTTACAAGCTGCGAAGCGGGAAAACAGAAATCATTCCGATACAACGGGCGGTGGGAAATCAGCTACTGCTGGAGATACCCAAGGGAGATGAAGGAGAAGGCCTGTCGGCGGGATATTATGACCTCGTGAAAGACAGCCAGACCGAACAGACTATTGCGCTGAACCATAATCACAACGAGTCGAAAATGGATTACTATAGCCCGGACGATTTAAGGAAAATATTTTCGGGCCGGAAGCATGTCCAGATATTTGACAAAATTGACGACGCAGCATTTGCCGAGGAATTCAGGCAACAGAATCTGGGAACGAGCTTATGGAAATATTTTTTATACGCCGCTCTGTTCTTCCTGCTGCTGGAAATTGCCCTGATCAGGCTGCTGAAATAA
- a CDS encoding YcxB family protein produces MAKVSVNKHQPVYQMPTNPAAVRTKKYALPTKKYITLAMRYFFKSQIKWVLLPLALILINAVVSLTGLYPNIWIYITVVVGVVLYILFWLVQFAGITQLAQYKPMFEKFQYEIDNRQILMKLNQKEGSVMKWEQIQEGFKEKDGYVLVISRGQFIHLPFSIFNSEHELKVFERIMKQKEFLKS; encoded by the coding sequence ATGGCCAAAGTATCGGTAAATAAACACCAGCCAGTTTATCAAATGCCCACGAATCCGGCAGCGGTTCGTACTAAAAAATATGCGCTGCCAACCAAGAAGTATATCACCCTTGCCATGCGTTATTTCTTTAAATCGCAGATCAAGTGGGTGCTTTTACCCCTGGCTTTGATCCTCATCAATGCAGTGGTAAGTCTGACGGGCCTTTATCCTAATATCTGGATTTACATTACGGTTGTGGTTGGTGTGGTCTTGTATATCCTGTTCTGGTTGGTTCAGTTTGCAGGCATTACACAGCTTGCTCAGTATAAACCGATGTTTGAAAAGTTTCAATATGAAATTGACAACCGTCAGATACTCATGAAGTTAAACCAGAAGGAGGGGAGCGTAATGAAATGGGAGCAGATCCAGGAAGGTTTCAAGGAGAAAGACGGTTATGTGTTGGTGATTTCCAGAGGTCAATTCATTCATTTGCCCTTCAGTATTTTTAACTCGGAACACGAACTAAAGGTTTTTGAACGAATCATGAAACAGAAGGAGTTTTTAAAGTCCTGA
- a CDS encoding GNAT family N-acetyltransferase, with translation MQLQIREFNETDRGDLRKLYLEVRRQSFGWLEKDNFIKDTFDRDTEGETVLVAVNGSEIIGFISVCPQENFIHHIYVATAYQRQGVGEALLRSVRDLVEYPVRLKCLQNNTGAVEFYKKGGWIPKNLGISAEGIYILFELQKEIVYS, from the coding sequence ATGCAATTGCAGATTAGAGAGTTTAACGAAACGGATAGGGGAGATTTAAGAAAACTGTATCTGGAAGTACGCAGGCAGAGTTTTGGCTGGCTGGAAAAGGATAACTTTATTAAGGACACTTTCGACAGGGATACGGAGGGAGAGACGGTGCTTGTCGCTGTCAATGGCAGTGAGATAATTGGTTTTATCAGTGTATGTCCGCAGGAGAATTTTATACATCATATCTATGTTGCGACGGCCTATCAAAGACAAGGCGTAGGTGAGGCGTTGTTACGGTCCGTTCGCGATCTGGTGGAATATCCCGTCAGGCTAAAATGTCTGCAGAATAATACCGGAGCGGTGGAGTTTTACAAAAAGGGAGGCTGGATTCCTAAAAATCTGGGGATCTCTGCAGAGGGGATTTATATCCTGTTTGAGCTGCAAAAGGAAATTGTTTACAGTTAG
- a CDS encoding DUF1684 domain-containing protein, giving the protein MKIILPLLVLPLLFSGNGFAQDFAKETERFRDHYKEEFLISPNAPLKKSDLKYLEFFKADPVYRVTASFERTIDALPFEMPTYSGRKQTYVPYGILKFRIEGQEGQTLTVYRSPSLQTIPKYRDYLFLPFKDLTNGKTTYGGGRYIDLKTGDIEGNQLTLDFNKAYNPYCAYSDGYSCPIPPKDNHLKISIEAGEKNFGKRH; this is encoded by the coding sequence ATGAAAATAATCCTACCCCTGCTGGTACTGCCTCTTTTGTTTTCAGGCAATGGTTTTGCGCAAGATTTTGCCAAAGAAACCGAACGCTTCCGGGATCATTACAAGGAAGAATTCCTGATTTCTCCCAATGCTCCGCTTAAGAAAAGTGACCTTAAATACCTGGAGTTCTTTAAGGCTGACCCAGTATACCGTGTCACGGCCTCTTTTGAAAGGACAATAGATGCCCTGCCTTTTGAAATGCCTACTTACAGCGGTCGGAAGCAGACCTACGTACCTTACGGTATCCTTAAGTTCAGGATAGAAGGACAGGAGGGACAAACTTTGACGGTTTATCGCAGCCCCTCACTTCAGACGATACCCAAATACCGCGATTACCTTTTTCTACCTTTCAAAGATCTGACCAACGGAAAGACCACTTACGGAGGCGGCCGTTACATCGACTTAAAAACGGGAGATATTGAAGGCAACCAGCTAACCCTTGATTTTAACAAAGCTTACAATCCTTACTGTGCTTATAGCGATGGATACAGCTGCCCCATACCTCCCAAAGACAACCATTTGAAAATCAGTATTGAAGCCGGAGAAAAGAACTTTGGTAAGCGGCATTAA
- a CDS encoding collagen-like triple helix repeat-containing protein yields MNKKLMPFILIFTLLLFKGCSGPTGPEGPSGPTGPTGPKGDPGDANIGVTFDLEGVNFTAANQYTFGLTFDDADVNVLESDAVLVYIHWNDQKVGNETLAAWRLLPQTAIVDQGILMYNFDRTLKDFSVFLEGNFNLANLASDWTQNQTFRVIVIPSDFATRKSGGIDYTDYNAVKKLMNIDESKIRKIKVKK; encoded by the coding sequence ATGAACAAAAAACTGATGCCCTTTATCCTCATCTTCACCCTTTTGTTATTTAAGGGTTGTTCCGGTCCGACAGGCCCTGAAGGCCCGAGTGGTCCGACAGGCCCGACGGGCCCTAAGGGCGACCCGGGTGATGCCAATATCGGTGTTACCTTCGATCTAGAAGGCGTCAACTTCACCGCGGCAAATCAATATACGTTTGGCCTTACCTTTGACGATGCCGATGTCAATGTCTTGGAATCTGATGCCGTGCTGGTGTATATCCACTGGAATGATCAGAAAGTAGGCAATGAAACTCTTGCAGCATGGAGGCTTTTGCCCCAAACCGCCATTGTTGACCAAGGCATTCTGATGTACAATTTTGACCGTACTCTAAAAGATTTTTCAGTATTCCTGGAAGGGAATTTTAACCTGGCGAATCTTGCCAGCGACTGGACCCAAAACCAGACTTTCAGGGTAATAGTGATTCCATCAGATTTTGCCACACGGAAAAGCGGCGGTATCGACTACACAGACTATAATGCCGTGAAAAAGCTGATGAATATAGATGAAAGCAAAATCAGGAAAATCAAAGTGAAAAAATAG
- a CDS encoding OsmC family protein, whose translation MINRKATAVWKGTGKEGTGVISTQSTVLENTQYSFNTRFADGKGTNPEELVAAAHAGCFAMKLSFELNAAGFTAEELNATATITLDPAKGQVTKSHIDLKAQIPDITPEQFAAIADKSKKECPISQLLNAEISLNAELV comes from the coding sequence ATGATTAATCGTAAGGCCACAGCCGTTTGGAAGGGTACCGGAAAAGAGGGTACCGGGGTAATCAGTACACAAAGCACTGTGCTGGAAAATACACAGTATTCTTTTAATACACGTTTTGCGGATGGAAAAGGGACCAATCCAGAAGAACTCGTTGCAGCGGCTCATGCGGGCTGTTTTGCCATGAAACTTAGTTTTGAGCTGAACGCAGCAGGATTTACTGCCGAAGAGCTGAATGCAACGGCCACCATTACACTGGATCCGGCAAAAGGACAGGTTACCAAAAGTCATATCGATCTGAAAGCGCAGATTCCTGACATCACGCCAGAGCAGTTTGCAGCAATTGCCGATAAGTCTAAAAAGGAGTGCCCGATTTCCCAGTTACTGAATGCTGAAATCTCACTCAACGCCGAGCTGGTGTAG
- the hemW gene encoding radical SAM family heme chaperone HemW: MHLYIHIPFCRQACYYCDFHFSTSLSSKLAMAEAIAKEITLRKDYLTDKKLETIYFGGGTPSLLDQAELDLILNTIHTHFNVTTGAEITLEANPDDLHPDKINQLAGAGINRLSIGIQSFHEPHLKFLNRIHSSSEAERCVKFAQDTGISNISVDLIYAIPAPDHTILHQDLQRVFDLRIPHISAYCLTIEPQTAFGSWLKKKKMKPIDEEFAATQFEILVHTLGQNGFEQYEISNFASEEKYSRHNSSYWKAHPYLGVGPSAHSFNGISREYNVSHNAQYINTITQGNIPSTLEILTQADQTNEYLLTGLRTKWGVNIHQLAVLSGGTFLNEKQSIVQSFLDQGLISVRDAVIMLTPAGKLFADRIAADLFIDR; the protein is encoded by the coding sequence ATGCATCTTTACATACACATACCTTTTTGCAGACAGGCCTGTTATTACTGTGATTTCCATTTCAGTACCAGTCTCAGCAGTAAGCTGGCAATGGCCGAAGCGATTGCAAAGGAAATCACACTTCGGAAGGATTATCTGACGGATAAAAAACTGGAAACGATATACTTCGGGGGCGGCACCCCTTCCCTGCTGGACCAAGCCGAGCTTGACCTGATACTAAATACCATCCATACCCATTTCAATGTTACCACCGGTGCTGAAATAACATTGGAAGCCAACCCGGATGATCTTCATCCGGACAAAATCAATCAGCTTGCAGGAGCGGGGATCAACCGGCTGAGTATTGGTATACAGTCTTTTCATGAACCGCACCTTAAATTTCTCAACCGGATACATTCTTCTTCCGAAGCAGAGCGCTGTGTAAAATTTGCCCAGGATACCGGGATCAGCAATATTTCGGTGGATCTCATCTATGCCATTCCAGCCCCCGACCATACCATCCTTCATCAGGATTTACAGCGGGTTTTTGATTTGAGAATACCGCATATTTCGGCCTATTGCCTGACCATTGAACCACAAACGGCTTTTGGCAGCTGGCTGAAAAAGAAAAAAATGAAACCCATTGATGAGGAGTTCGCTGCCACACAGTTTGAAATACTCGTGCACACGCTGGGACAAAACGGTTTTGAACAATATGAGATATCCAACTTTGCCAGCGAAGAAAAATACAGTCGGCACAACAGTTCGTACTGGAAAGCGCATCCATACCTTGGTGTAGGCCCCAGTGCACATTCCTTTAACGGAATCAGCAGGGAATACAACGTCTCCCACAATGCACAATATATCAATACGATAACGCAAGGGAATATTCCTTCAACCCTCGAGATACTCACGCAGGCAGATCAAACCAATGAGTACCTTTTAACAGGGCTCAGGACCAAGTGGGGTGTAAACATCCACCAACTCGCCGTGCTCTCCGGGGGGACTTTTTTAAATGAAAAGCAATCCATAGTGCAGTCTTTTCTGGATCAAGGCCTGATAAGCGTTCGGGACGCGGTGATCATGCTCACTCCGGCCGGGAAACTGTTTGCAGACCGGATTGCGGCGGATCTTTTTATAGACAGGTAG